From a region of the Hymenobacter jejuensis genome:
- a CDS encoding MaoC family dehydratase produces MSILTIRSLPELESHVGHEMGVSAYHTITQEQINQFADATLDHQWIHVDAERAKAESPFQATIAHGYLTVALLPFLWQQIVAIENLKMQVNYEIEQLRFNQAVTVNSQVRLRATLLSVANLRGIAKARLSVTLEILDSKKPAYTGVITFLYHFQDQA; encoded by the coding sequence ATGTCTATTCTGACCATCCGCAGCCTCCCCGAACTCGAAAGCCACGTGGGCCACGAAATGGGCGTTTCGGCCTACCATACCATCACCCAAGAGCAGATCAATCAGTTTGCGGATGCCACCCTCGATCACCAGTGGATTCATGTGGATGCCGAACGCGCCAAGGCCGAGTCGCCGTTTCAGGCTACCATTGCCCACGGCTACCTCACCGTGGCCCTGCTGCCTTTTCTGTGGCAGCAAATCGTGGCCATTGAGAACCTGAAAATGCAGGTCAACTACGAGATCGAGCAGTTGCGCTTCAACCAGGCCGTGACCGTAAACAGCCAGGTGCGCCTGCGGGCCACGTTGCTCTCGGTGGCCAACCTGCGCGGCATTGCCAAGGCTCGCCTGAGCGTAACGCTGGAAATTCTGGATTCTAAAAAGCCCGCTTACACCGGGGTAATCACTTTCCTGTATCACTTTCAGGATCAGGCGTAG
- a CDS encoding pyridoxal phosphate-dependent decarboxylase family protein codes for MTNTRKAPIELGKAEFQAIGHQLVDAIANFLDAIEEQPVTTGEAPKQLQALLPPALLPENGASATEVLAKATNLVLNHSLLNGHPKFLGYITSSAAPLGALADLLAAAVNANVGAQILSPIATEIEKQTIRWLAEFIGVSPTYGGILVSGGNMANFTAFVAARTAKAPGNTKEDGLGNASSQLIVYCSKMTHTWVEKAAVLFGLGSKAIRWIPTDAAYKMDHQILEQTIQDDLQKGHTPIMVIGTAGDVSTGVVDDLQALAAICKTYTLWFHIDGAYGAPAAVLPELKTLFAGMEEADSIALDPHKWLYSPLEAGCTLVKNENYLRDTFSSHPVYYNFDSTEEDAVHNYYEYGLQNSRGFRALKVWVALQHVGRSGYVEMIRQDIELANYLFSLAEKHPELQAITHNLSIVTLQYVPKSITRDSENNKLYINDLNKELLNRLQVGGEAFLSNAVVNDRYCLRGCVVNFRTSKKDIEEIIEIIVREGRELHKSFRNSLNMSA; via the coding sequence ATGACCAACACCCGAAAAGCGCCCATTGAGCTTGGCAAAGCCGAGTTCCAAGCAATTGGCCATCAGCTAGTTGATGCCATCGCCAATTTTCTCGATGCCATTGAGGAGCAGCCCGTAACAACCGGTGAGGCACCCAAGCAGCTTCAGGCGTTGCTGCCGCCGGCCTTGCTGCCCGAAAATGGCGCTTCGGCCACAGAAGTCCTGGCGAAAGCGACCAATCTGGTCCTAAACCATTCTCTGCTGAACGGGCACCCTAAATTTCTGGGCTACATCACGTCTTCCGCTGCGCCTCTTGGAGCGCTGGCGGATCTGTTGGCGGCGGCAGTTAATGCCAATGTAGGCGCACAGATATTGAGCCCCATTGCTACCGAAATCGAAAAACAAACTATTCGTTGGCTGGCCGAATTCATAGGCGTTTCGCCGACGTACGGCGGCATACTGGTCAGTGGTGGCAACATGGCCAATTTCACGGCCTTCGTAGCGGCCCGAACAGCCAAAGCGCCCGGCAATACCAAAGAAGACGGCTTAGGCAACGCGTCTTCGCAGTTGATCGTGTACTGCTCCAAAATGACCCATACGTGGGTAGAAAAAGCGGCCGTGTTGTTTGGGTTGGGCTCCAAAGCCATTCGGTGGATCCCAACCGACGCGGCCTATAAAATGGATCACCAAATTCTGGAGCAAACAATCCAAGATGATCTGCAAAAGGGCCATACGCCCATCATGGTCATCGGCACCGCTGGCGACGTGAGCACGGGCGTGGTAGACGATCTGCAAGCCTTGGCGGCCATTTGCAAAACCTACACCCTCTGGTTTCACATCGATGGGGCCTACGGCGCGCCGGCCGCTGTGCTTCCCGAGCTAAAAACCCTGTTTGCGGGCATGGAAGAGGCTGATTCCATTGCTCTTGACCCTCACAAATGGCTGTATAGTCCGCTGGAGGCCGGCTGCACGTTGGTAAAAAACGAGAACTACTTGCGCGACACGTTCAGCTCGCATCCCGTTTACTACAACTTCGATAGTACGGAAGAAGACGCCGTGCACAATTACTACGAATACGGTCTCCAAAACTCGCGGGGCTTTCGGGCCTTGAAAGTTTGGGTAGCGCTGCAACACGTAGGCCGAAGCGGCTATGTAGAAATGATCAGGCAGGACATAGAACTCGCCAACTACCTTTTCAGCCTAGCGGAAAAGCACCCCGAGCTACAAGCCATTACGCACAACCTGAGCATTGTTACGCTGCAATACGTTCCGAAAAGCATAACAAGGGACTCAGAAAACAACAAATTGTATATCAATGACTTAAACAAAGAACTATTAAACCGCCTGCAAGTCGGAGGCGAAGCATTTCTGTCGAATGCGGTGGTAAACGATAGGTATTGCCTACGGGGGTGCGTGGTGAATTTTAGAACATCAAAAAAGGATATCGAGGAGATTATCGAAATCATAGTCCGGGAAGGCAGAGAGCTGCACAAAAGCTTCCGGAATAGTTTGAATATGAGCGCCTAG
- a CDS encoding DUF6929 family protein, producing the protein MQALILQQINLPNLPSASGVEVVGDTAYIIGDDAPYLYAFKANSLTKGEQITLFETAHFSTGRIPKALKPDLECLTAFTTPAGEKGLLVCGSGATPAREVGFWVTLPGGSDAGATVYPLSLSNLYGLLRQYLPAGIALNLEAAAATDTELLLFQRTVGSAVGNLVFFLPLGATLDYIRQRTEQPPAVQRQFYELPDLNGKPAGFSGASYSHDLLLVTASVEDTSDPVADGEVLGSFVGVLDLARRAATPVPLQLAHLVLPTGAAYTGKVESVTVQKVLGPKHYQLLLVTDDDLGGSTAVVVKLSL; encoded by the coding sequence ATGCAAGCTCTTATCCTTCAACAGATTAACTTGCCCAATCTGCCGTCGGCTTCCGGGGTGGAGGTGGTCGGTGATACGGCTTATATCATCGGCGACGATGCCCCGTATCTGTACGCTTTCAAAGCCAATTCCCTGACCAAAGGCGAACAAATCACGCTGTTCGAAACCGCGCATTTCAGCACCGGTCGCATCCCCAAAGCCCTGAAGCCCGATCTGGAATGCCTTACGGCCTTCACCACGCCGGCAGGCGAGAAGGGCTTGCTCGTGTGCGGCTCCGGAGCAACGCCGGCCCGTGAGGTAGGCTTTTGGGTAACGCTGCCCGGCGGCTCCGACGCAGGCGCAACAGTTTACCCCTTGTCGTTGAGCAACTTATATGGTTTGCTGCGGCAGTATTTGCCGGCGGGCATTGCGCTTAACCTGGAGGCGGCGGCGGCCACGGATACCGAGCTGTTGTTGTTTCAGCGTACGGTGGGTTCGGCAGTTGGTAACTTGGTTTTCTTTTTGCCGTTGGGCGCTACCCTCGATTATATCCGGCAGCGAACCGAGCAGCCACCCGCAGTACAGCGGCAGTTTTACGAGTTGCCAGACCTCAACGGCAAGCCAGCCGGGTTTTCGGGTGCCTCGTATTCGCATGATCTGCTGTTGGTTACCGCTTCCGTGGAAGATACCAGCGACCCCGTGGCCGACGGCGAAGTGCTCGGCAGCTTCGTGGGCGTACTGGATCTGGCGCGGCGGGCTGCCACTCCTGTGCCCCTGCAACTGGCCCATCTGGTTTTGCCAACGGGCGCGGCCTATACCGGAAAAGTAGAAAGCGTAACCGTGCAGAAAGTGCTGGGGCCCAAGCACTACCAGTTGCTACTCGTTACGGACGACGATTTGGGCGGCTCCACGGCCGTGGTAGTGAAGTTAAGTTTGTAA
- a CDS encoding RICIN domain-containing protein produces the protein MNHSLFRSLFLLFVLLTTGPLQAQQVDFTIDESAWYGIIARSSGLSLDVTNSSAEAGAATVQWEFTHSPSQQWRFVRVTPGSVFFRIEAKNSGKCLTSEGPAENAALVQRPWSGSLYQQWALVPAGPMGSLQLVSRGNDKCAAIATADKANGTPVVSQKPANRATQQWRLFKLRLTVDGSQYGTPEALSAVSTPGNELQPVITPDNRTLYLTRTKYTGNTEGNTDSGDIWVSTTADNGKTWGPATRLDALNTPQNNGVMAVVGNGNTLVVRGTYERDGSFRDEGVSQVARNAKGKAAVPQPLDIENYYSAGTATTFFQTPDEKVLLLSLERADSQGLNDLYVSLPAGDGSWTEPRSLGSIVNSPGFEFAPWLSPDGKRLYFSSYGHAGYGSADIFVSNRLDESWTNWSEPRNLGAPINGAGFDAYFILEPNGKHAFFASSRTPNGPTDLYRAEVGVAPVVAPADTAKPAAPPVAVRTLLTGHVLDAGTRKPIAAEVKVVRLGDNIVFNATARSEPSGGNFQFSLPAGQYRITAISGGFLTATDTVRMVGSVSRDLLLVPAAVGSRLELPTLIFAQGKYDLLPASYSELNRLARTLIDNPAVNIRLEGHTDNVGPADKNLKLSEDRVAEVKRYLVTRGIGENRITTVGYGGSKPRASNAREETRRLNRRVEFTITNR, from the coding sequence GTTCGTCCTTCTGACCACCGGGCCGCTACAGGCCCAGCAGGTCGATTTTACCATCGACGAATCTGCGTGGTACGGCATCATTGCCCGCAGCAGTGGCCTTTCGCTGGACGTTACAAACTCTTCGGCGGAAGCGGGCGCCGCCACGGTGCAGTGGGAGTTTACGCATTCGCCCAGCCAGCAGTGGCGCTTCGTACGGGTTACGCCGGGCAGCGTATTCTTCCGAATTGAGGCCAAAAACAGCGGCAAATGCCTTACTTCTGAAGGGCCGGCCGAAAATGCTGCGCTAGTGCAGCGTCCTTGGTCGGGTAGCTTGTACCAACAGTGGGCGCTGGTGCCCGCCGGCCCGATGGGAAGCTTGCAGCTGGTAAGCCGCGGCAATGATAAATGTGCCGCCATCGCTACGGCCGACAAGGCCAATGGGACCCCCGTGGTTTCGCAGAAGCCGGCAAACCGAGCGACGCAGCAATGGCGCTTGTTTAAGCTGCGCCTCACCGTCGATGGTAGTCAGTATGGCACGCCCGAAGCGCTCTCGGCGGTAAGTACGCCTGGCAACGAGCTGCAACCCGTCATTACGCCCGATAACCGCACGCTGTACCTGACGCGCACAAAGTACACCGGCAACACCGAAGGCAACACCGATTCCGGCGACATCTGGGTAAGCACCACCGCCGACAATGGCAAGACCTGGGGCCCTGCCACTCGCCTCGACGCGCTCAACACGCCCCAAAACAACGGCGTGATGGCTGTCGTGGGCAATGGCAACACGCTGGTGGTGCGCGGCACGTACGAACGCGACGGCTCTTTCCGAGACGAAGGCGTGTCACAAGTCGCCCGCAACGCCAAGGGGAAAGCCGCCGTGCCGCAACCTCTTGATATTGAGAACTATTACTCGGCGGGTACGGCCACCACATTCTTTCAGACCCCGGACGAGAAGGTACTGCTTCTTTCATTAGAACGTGCTGATTCACAAGGGCTTAACGATTTGTACGTTAGTTTGCCTGCCGGCGATGGCTCCTGGACTGAGCCGCGCAGCTTGGGAAGCATAGTCAATTCGCCGGGCTTTGAGTTTGCGCCGTGGCTTTCGCCCGATGGTAAAAGGCTGTATTTCTCGTCGTATGGGCACGCGGGCTACGGCAGCGCCGACATATTCGTGAGCAATCGTCTGGACGAATCTTGGACCAACTGGAGCGAGCCGCGCAACTTGGGCGCGCCCATCAACGGGGCCGGATTTGACGCATATTTTATTCTCGAACCCAACGGCAAACATGCTTTCTTTGCCTCCAGCCGCACGCCCAATGGCCCCACCGACCTGTACCGCGCCGAAGTAGGAGTGGCCCCGGTGGTGGCGCCCGCCGATACGGCCAAGCCTGCAGCGCCGCCCGTGGCGGTGCGCACGTTGCTGACGGGGCATGTGCTGGACGCCGGCACGCGCAAACCCATCGCGGCGGAAGTAAAAGTGGTTCGCCTCGGCGACAACATCGTTTTTAATGCTACGGCCCGCAGCGAGCCATCGGGCGGTAATTTCCAGTTCTCCTTGCCCGCCGGCCAATACCGAATTACGGCCATCAGCGGAGGTTTCCTGACGGCTACCGATACCGTTAGGATGGTGGGCTCGGTTAGCCGCGACTTGTTGCTGGTGCCGGCGGCCGTTGGGTCGCGGCTGGAACTGCCGACGCTGATTTTCGCCCAGGGCAAGTACGACTTGTTGCCGGCTTCTTACAGCGAGCTCAACCGCTTGGCGCGCACCCTGATCGACAACCCTGCGGTGAACATTCGGCTGGAAGGCCACACCGACAACGTAGGGCCCGCCGACAAAAATCTGAAGCTCTCGGAAGATCGCGTAGCCGAAGTAAAGCGCTACCTCGTGACCCGCGGCATCGGCGAAAACCGCATCACAACCGTCGGCTACGGCGGCTCGAAACCACGTGCCAGCAACGCCCGCGAGGAAACCCGCCGCCTCAACCGGCGCGTGGAGTTTACGATTACGAACAGATAA